From one Cereibacter sphaeroides 2.4.1 genomic stretch:
- the tssG gene encoding type VI secretion system baseplate subunit TssG, which produces MADDPRHPPPDLSPATGFFELLRRLEAPELRFGRTGPEPARLGQRVRLSMAARDVAALRPGAPPFVEVEVLGLLGPEGPMPLHLTRWLMQRLSDRWFEGTDGGTADTTALDFLNMIQHRLLALYWRAWADQRPEVQAAFGTGRLGAMIDALAGLGLPGPRPARLDGVKRRHATSLASGIQSPARLTDLVACHLGAPSTLREFLPHWMPIPLPLQSRLGHQHARLGRGAVAGARSFQRQTRAELRVGPVDLPLYLRLIEDPALAADLRHLVGVAAPREVTVGLRPLLRRAAIPAPRLGSVRLGRTLWLAGGRHRDAEDWRRPSLLPAEGEAGC; this is translated from the coding sequence ATGGCCGACGATCCCCGGCATCCGCCCCCCGATCTGAGCCCCGCCACGGGCTTCTTCGAGCTGCTGCGCCGGCTGGAGGCGCCGGAACTCCGCTTCGGCCGCACCGGCCCCGAGCCCGCGCGGCTCGGCCAGCGCGTGCGGCTGTCGATGGCGGCGCGCGACGTGGCGGCGCTGCGCCCCGGCGCGCCGCCCTTCGTCGAGGTCGAGGTGCTGGGCCTTCTCGGCCCCGAGGGGCCGATGCCCCTGCATCTCACGCGCTGGCTGATGCAGCGCCTGTCCGACCGCTGGTTCGAGGGCACCGACGGCGGCACCGCCGATACGACGGCGCTCGATTTCCTCAACATGATCCAGCATCGGCTGCTCGCGCTCTACTGGCGCGCCTGGGCCGACCAGAGGCCCGAGGTGCAGGCAGCCTTCGGCACGGGGCGGCTCGGGGCCATGATCGACGCCCTCGCCGGTCTGGGCCTGCCCGGGCCGCGGCCTGCCCGGCTCGACGGCGTGAAGCGGCGGCACGCGACCTCGCTCGCCTCCGGGATCCAGAGCCCCGCGCGGCTGACGGATCTGGTGGCCTGCCATCTCGGCGCGCCAAGCACGCTTCGTGAATTTCTGCCGCACTGGATGCCGATCCCGCTGCCGCTGCAGAGCCGGCTCGGCCACCAGCACGCCCGCCTCGGCCGCGGCGCGGTGGCCGGGGCGCGCAGCTTCCAGCGCCAGACCCGGGCCGAGCTGCGCGTGGGGCCGGTGGATCTGCCGCTCTACCTGCGCCTGATCGAGGATCCGGCGCTCGCCGCCGACCTGCGCCATCTGGTGGGCGTGGCCGCCCCGCGCGAGGTGACGGTGGGGCTGCGGCCCCTCCTGCGGCGCGCGGCGATCCCCGCCCCGCGCCTCGGCTCGGTGCGGCTCGGCCGGACGCTCTGGCTGGCGGGCGGCCGCCACCGCGACGCCGAGGACTGGCGGCGGCCAAGCCTTCTTCCCGCAGAGGGAGAGGCCGGATGCTGA
- the tagH gene encoding type VI secretion system-associated FHA domain protein TagH, translating into MLRLVIEHAPCPQRVGEMRLEAGELSIGRGADCDWQIDDPDMFVSRRHCIVSGGEGGWLVIDASRGGLFLDGSESPLGAGNSAVLAQGTRLRLGDVVLRAEIEGREPLRAPLAPREAALAVDDFFAAPRAVTPEPPPRPKDLPGPFEAVERAPAPPPQDDFGFGWALPAQVRPPPAEARKTEGQDPFFRPGTATENPSLEASPAPPQARSAPRELALSEDALSEAFFHGLGLPSEALDTAAMEAMGRRFRLLAEGLVLLLRARSREKGAARVPQSVIGASEVNPLKFLVTLDEAVAALVTPRGPGYLGPEASIEGAFRDLTDHQLRNWIAVQAALRRMIDRFDPARFEAESEREGRMAQLLAGGRSARLWQLYLDRYEELARAAEDRFLGEVGADFREAYEGPERRENG; encoded by the coding sequence ATGCTGAGGCTCGTCATCGAACATGCGCCCTGCCCGCAGCGCGTGGGCGAGATGCGGCTCGAAGCGGGCGAACTCTCGATCGGGCGCGGTGCCGACTGCGACTGGCAGATCGACGACCCGGACATGTTCGTCTCGCGCAGGCACTGCATCGTCTCTGGCGGCGAGGGCGGCTGGCTGGTGATCGACGCAAGCCGGGGCGGGCTGTTCCTCGACGGGTCCGAGAGCCCGCTCGGCGCGGGAAATTCCGCGGTGCTGGCGCAGGGCACCCGGCTCCGGCTGGGCGATGTCGTGCTGCGCGCCGAGATCGAGGGGCGCGAGCCCCTGCGCGCGCCGCTCGCGCCGCGCGAGGCGGCGCTGGCGGTCGACGATTTCTTCGCGGCGCCCCGCGCGGTGACGCCCGAGCCTCCGCCGCGGCCGAAGGATCTGCCGGGACCGTTCGAGGCGGTGGAGCGGGCGCCCGCCCCGCCGCCGCAGGATGACTTCGGCTTCGGCTGGGCCCTGCCCGCGCAAGTTCGCCCGCCCCCCGCCGAGGCGCGCAAAACGGAGGGACAGGACCCGTTCTTCAGGCCGGGCACCGCGACGGAGAACCCTTCCCTGGAAGCATCCCCGGCCCCACCTCAGGCGAGGTCCGCGCCAAGGGAGCTCGCCTTGTCGGAGGACGCCCTGTCCGAGGCCTTCTTCCACGGCCTGGGCCTTCCGTCCGAAGCCCTCGACACGGCGGCGATGGAGGCGATGGGCCGCCGCTTCCGGCTGCTGGCCGAGGGGCTCGTCCTGCTGCTGCGCGCCCGCTCCCGCGAGAAGGGCGCCGCCCGCGTTCCGCAGAGCGTGATCGGGGCTTCGGAGGTGAACCCGCTGAAATTCCTCGTCACGCTCGACGAGGCAGTGGCCGCGCTGGTGACGCCGCGGGGGCCGGGATATCTCGGCCCCGAGGCTTCCATCGAGGGCGCCTTCCGCGACCTCACCGACCATCAGCTGCGCAACTGGATCGCGGTGCAGGCCGCGCTGCGCCGGATGATCGACCGGTTCGATCCCGCGCGCTTCGAGGCCGAGAGCGAGCGCGAGGGCCGGATGGCGCAGCTCCTCGCCGGAGGCCGCAGCGCGCGGCTCTGGCAGCTGTATCTCGACCGTTACGAAGAGCTCGCCCGCGCGGCCGAGGACCGGTTCCTCGGCGAGGTCGGGGCCGATTTCAGGGAGGCCTACGAGGGCCCGGAGAGGAGAGAGAATGGCTGA
- the tssJ gene encoding type VI secretion system lipoprotein TssJ: MADRRMFLAGAGALLLVAGCGGPKAGTLTVSATGTAGMNPGPDGSDRPLTVQILQLRGTAAFDAADAFALQSPAASLGADLLKADLVTLMPGAPVVRAIPLDPSVAAIGVVAGFRSAGGRSYRYSFSVAPTAEVALKIDVGQGGLVVVQG, translated from the coding sequence ATGGCTGACAGACGCATGTTCCTTGCGGGCGCGGGGGCGCTTTTGCTCGTGGCGGGCTGCGGGGGGCCCAAGGCCGGCACGCTCACCGTCAGCGCCACGGGCACGGCGGGCATGAACCCCGGCCCCGACGGGAGCGACCGGCCGCTGACGGTCCAGATCCTGCAGCTGCGCGGCACCGCGGCCTTCGACGCGGCCGACGCCTTCGCGCTCCAGTCGCCGGCGGCAAGCCTCGGCGCGGACCTGCTCAAGGCGGATCTCGTGACGCTGATGCCGGGCGCGCCGGTCGTGCGGGCGATCCCGCTCGACCCGTCGGTGGCGGCCATCGGCGTGGTCGCGGGCTTCCGCAGCGCGGGCGGACGCAGCTACCGCTACAGCTTCAGCGTCGCGCCCACCGCCGAGGTGGCGCTGAAGATCGACGTGGGCCAGGGGGGCCTCGTCGTGGTGCAGGGCTGA
- the tssK gene encoding type VI secretion system baseplate subunit TssK, translated as MSGNRVVWSEGLFLRTQHFQQQDRHAEALLRAALLAAPWQPFGFTRLALDAAALDAGRVALAEAEALMPDGTAFRLTEAEPPPAAALRRDGPPGLVQLALPLEQEGAASVDPAHAAPSGARYRGRIEVLRDAIRGGAEPEEVELARLAPRLIAPGEPADGCVTLPVARVEGLRADGSVALQEGWLPPALTIGAVPWYGALLQELVTGLDRVADAHGGLVLGGAGRSIENLLILELANTARPRLAHLLQQAQEHPSALYAELAALAGRMATYGSSSRRLSALAPYDHLEPQPAFAALADTLRSLLLSLRHVEPKSRALPVARHAQNIWKVRIDNPEILRSSRIVLRVGSEMSDESLRRLFADQATVGAADAFERLWTSRLPGIPLKPLHSQPREIPYDGERLCLELDQKSEHWSQLLEAPGFVVGVSGVLEREPQIDCYAVSR; from the coding sequence ATGAGCGGCAACAGGGTGGTCTGGTCGGAAGGGCTCTTCCTCAGGACCCAGCACTTCCAGCAGCAGGACCGGCACGCGGAGGCGCTGCTGCGCGCGGCGCTCCTTGCCGCGCCCTGGCAGCCCTTCGGCTTCACCCGGCTCGCGCTCGATGCGGCGGCGCTCGACGCAGGCCGCGTGGCGCTCGCCGAGGCGGAGGCGCTGATGCCGGACGGCACGGCCTTCCGCCTGACCGAGGCCGAGCCGCCGCCGGCCGCGGCGCTCCGCCGCGACGGGCCGCCGGGCCTCGTCCAGCTGGCGCTGCCGCTCGAGCAGGAGGGGGCGGCGAGTGTCGATCCCGCCCATGCCGCACCCTCGGGTGCGCGCTACCGGGGCCGGATCGAGGTGCTGCGCGATGCGATCCGCGGCGGCGCCGAGCCCGAGGAGGTGGAGCTCGCGCGGCTCGCCCCGCGGCTGATCGCGCCGGGAGAGCCCGCGGACGGCTGCGTGACGCTGCCCGTGGCGCGCGTCGAGGGGCTGCGCGCGGACGGATCCGTGGCCCTGCAGGAGGGATGGCTGCCCCCTGCCCTCACCATCGGCGCCGTGCCCTGGTATGGCGCGCTGCTTCAGGAGCTGGTGACGGGGCTCGACCGGGTGGCCGATGCCCATGGCGGGCTCGTGCTGGGCGGCGCCGGGCGCTCGATCGAGAACCTGCTGATCCTCGAACTGGCCAACACCGCGCGCCCGCGCCTTGCCCACCTGCTCCAGCAGGCGCAGGAACATCCATCGGCGCTCTATGCCGAGCTGGCCGCGCTCGCCGGGCGGATGGCGACCTACGGCTCCTCCTCGCGCCGGCTGAGCGCGCTTGCGCCCTACGACCATCTCGAGCCACAGCCGGCCTTCGCGGCGCTGGCCGACACGCTGCGTTCGCTTCTTCTGTCGCTGCGCCATGTCGAGCCGAAGTCGCGGGCGCTGCCGGTGGCGCGCCACGCGCAGAACATCTGGAAGGTCCGCATCGACAATCCCGAGATCCTGCGCTCCTCGCGCATCGTGCTGCGCGTGGGCTCGGAGATGTCGGACGAGAGCCTGCGCCGGCTCTTCGCCGATCAGGCGACGGTGGGCGCGGCCGATGCCTTCGAGCGGCTCTGGACCTCGCGCCTGCCGGGCATCCCGCTGAAGCCGCTCCATTCCCAGCCGCGCGAGATCCCCTACGACGGCGAGCGGCTCTGCCTCGAGCTCGACCAGAAATCCGAGCACTGGTCGCAACTCCTCGAGGCGCCGGGCTTCGTGGTGGGGGTTTCGGGCGTGCTCGAGCGCGAGCCGCAGATCGATTGCTATGCGGTGAGCCGATGA
- the tssL gene encoding type VI secretion system protein TssL, long form — protein sequence MTREDDPFGLATDAARTRIRPSPAERARRAAAGPAPAEVGAVAPVRPAHGRTHANPLVASFALLLELAPALEGTAPPQEPGMLRARLRDGLTEARDRSVAQGVPLARADRAAWFVAALLDDLALNTPWGAASGWPRQPLVTELSGEVDAGTRFFDRLEELARHPTLDPQLLELAWLCLSLGFRGKHRTGREGGESALFALRTGVARLLRNPEAAAAPLSPHWEGVAAPDAPRRFAVPVWTVGLAALALMAALYTGLSLQLSARAEKLFDLAALVPPAERAALFRPPRETVAPPPEIRVEPVVIELLPAFRACAPAATAAALQGREDAQLTILTLQGTDPELFRSARAEVNADYAPLVASVAAVLAENRELVGAVRVIGHTDNVPVQRSNPFASNQGLSEARAATLAALLVEGGVPAGIVTAEGHADSEPVADNATRAGRAQNRRVEIRIEKRL from the coding sequence ATGACGCGGGAGGACGATCCGTTCGGTCTGGCGACCGATGCCGCCCGCACCCGGATCAGGCCTTCTCCCGCCGAACGGGCGCGCCGGGCCGCGGCCGGGCCTGCTCCGGCCGAGGTGGGCGCTGTGGCCCCGGTCCGCCCGGCCCACGGAAGGACCCATGCCAATCCGCTTGTCGCGAGCTTCGCTCTCCTCCTCGAACTCGCGCCCGCGCTGGAAGGCACCGCCCCGCCGCAGGAGCCGGGGATGCTGCGTGCGCGGCTCCGCGACGGCCTGACCGAAGCCCGCGACCGGAGCGTGGCGCAGGGCGTGCCGCTGGCGCGCGCCGACCGCGCCGCCTGGTTCGTGGCGGCGCTCCTCGACGATCTGGCCCTGAACACGCCCTGGGGTGCGGCCAGCGGATGGCCGCGCCAGCCGCTCGTGACCGAGCTGTCGGGCGAGGTCGATGCGGGCACCCGCTTCTTCGACCGGCTCGAAGAGCTCGCGCGCCATCCGACGCTCGACCCGCAGCTGCTGGAGCTGGCCTGGCTCTGCCTGTCGCTCGGCTTTCGCGGCAAGCACCGGACGGGGCGGGAGGGCGGCGAGAGCGCGCTCTTCGCGCTCCGCACCGGCGTAGCGCGCCTTCTGCGCAATCCGGAGGCTGCGGCCGCGCCGCTCTCGCCGCACTGGGAGGGGGTCGCCGCTCCCGACGCGCCGCGCCGCTTCGCGGTGCCGGTCTGGACGGTGGGCCTTGCGGCGCTTGCGCTGATGGCCGCCCTTTACACGGGCCTCTCGCTGCAACTGTCGGCGCGGGCCGAGAAGCTCTTCGATCTGGCGGCCCTCGTGCCGCCGGCCGAGCGCGCGGCCCTGTTCCGCCCCCCGCGCGAAACGGTCGCGCCGCCCCCCGAAATCCGGGTAGAGCCGGTGGTGATCGAGCTCCTGCCCGCCTTCCGCGCCTGCGCCCCCGCCGCCACCGCGGCCGCCCTTCAGGGCCGCGAGGATGCGCAGCTCACCATCCTGACGCTTCAGGGCACCGACCCCGAGCTGTTCCGCTCGGCCCGCGCCGAGGTGAACGCGGATTATGCGCCGCTGGTGGCCTCGGTCGCGGCCGTCCTCGCGGAGAACCGCGAGCTGGTGGGGGCGGTCCGTGTGATCGGCCACACGGACAATGTGCCGGTCCAGCGCAGCAATCCCTTCGCCTCGAACCAGGGCCTGTCCGAGGCCCGCGCCGCCACCCTCGCGGCCCTCCTCGTCGAGGGCGGCGTGCCCGCGGGGATCGTCACCGCCGAGGGCCATGCCGACAGCGAGCCCGTCGCCGACAATGCCACGCGCGCGGGCCGGGCGCAGAACCGCCGCGTCGAGATCCGCATCGAGAAGAGGCTCTAA
- the tssM gene encoding type VI secretion system membrane subunit TssM — translation MRALRLLLAALTSRTLWTFLGLALLCGLVWQFGALVSVGETVPLASDLARGLVVGCIAVGWLLSLLAAQLRAARRNQLFVTELAAPAPAAPDPGAAAVAEVGARFRQVMAEMKRSRVGGRRFLRDMPWYLLIGPPGTGKTTALRQSGLHFPIDPGDDLQGVGGTRNCDWFFTEQAVLVDTAGRYVQQQSDPEADAAEWSGFLDLLKRHRGRRALNGVIVALSMTELLGPEPALRAHGREIRKRLSELGQRLQIRLPVYLMVTKADLVPGFETFFAPLPARGREQVWGATLAPDERPEGGAVDREARALWQELEARVGPRLAEEATLADRAEIFRFPARMAEVEAPLRVLIATLFGESRYEDSPWLRGFYFTSATQEGSPIDRMLGDLAGAFGLSAPAPPRRARGETRSYFLHDLLAKVIFPEAGLGRLDRAAEERRRWLWRGSVAGAALATAVAGLGFLLSFLGWSGAIEDQARLTADLSARLANVAARQAPTEPLDLPLALEAATAADAARTEPPSGPFALIGPSAAAEIERAGTIAYERTLANVLAPRMVALLEASMWRQVRDPDDMLGALKAYFMLTGLAPYDRDFLTGWRQEQLPQQAVLDPFPTEAARWHQLAALSLFGTQGDPIPPDEELVAAALASICTIPLAARAYGALMQDPAVTGLPDWIPGDRAGPNGARIFTRLSGKTLRVGLPGAFTFAGFHETILPLVPEVAAQATLDRTLFAGGCGGSAGASAATLEADILKLYSDDFIARWDGLLRDIRLAPLTDFATATAAMKDLASPDSALKRLLAAVVAETDLTRVPAPDAAPPEGLLKAAGKKLGKVGKLVKGAAALSAGSAPPTEPPGQAVARHFEPLKGMIAEVEGVPPRIGDAELALGALANALQTAAANPDPQAALTAQGGLATLTGGLTEVAARLPPPIGAWLEGLATDTASVTREAAIARLNARYRADILPFCRAATAGRYPFEPGSAIDVNTADFQRLFGPGGLFDGFTGDALGPWIDTTRHPWAWRADLGLDARSLAPFEAARRMRDGLFAGGIGPVMGFLLQATDLSPNAARVTLSLDGQQLVYMNAATPPVGMTWPGQNGTNLIVLSFTPLDGSAEAVTSESGAWAWLRLIGKGSLAPTAQPDLFRLRLAAGAYAARFDLRANSVENPLDLRLFGGFRCPDGF, via the coding sequence ATGCGCGCGCTCCGCCTCCTCCTCGCCGCCCTGACCTCGCGGACGCTCTGGACCTTCCTCGGGCTCGCGCTCCTCTGCGGGCTGGTCTGGCAGTTCGGCGCGCTGGTCTCGGTGGGCGAGACGGTGCCGCTCGCCTCCGACCTCGCGCGCGGGCTGGTCGTGGGCTGCATCGCGGTGGGCTGGCTTCTGTCGCTGCTGGCAGCCCAGCTGCGGGCGGCGCGCAGGAACCAGCTCTTCGTGACCGAGCTTGCGGCGCCCGCGCCCGCCGCCCCCGATCCCGGCGCGGCGGCCGTGGCCGAGGTCGGGGCGCGGTTCCGGCAGGTGATGGCCGAGATGAAACGCTCGCGCGTGGGCGGGCGGCGCTTTCTGCGCGACATGCCGTGGTATCTGCTGATCGGCCCGCCCGGCACCGGCAAGACCACGGCCCTGCGCCAGTCGGGGCTGCATTTCCCGATCGATCCCGGCGACGACCTGCAAGGCGTGGGCGGCACGCGGAACTGCGACTGGTTCTTCACCGAACAGGCCGTGCTGGTGGACACCGCCGGGCGCTACGTCCAGCAGCAGAGCGATCCCGAGGCCGATGCGGCGGAATGGTCGGGTTTTCTGGACCTTCTGAAGCGCCACCGCGGGCGGCGGGCGCTGAACGGCGTGATCGTGGCCCTGTCGATGACCGAGCTCCTTGGGCCCGAGCCTGCGCTGCGCGCTCATGGCCGCGAGATCCGCAAGCGGCTGAGCGAGCTCGGCCAGAGGCTCCAGATCCGCCTGCCGGTCTATCTGATGGTGACGAAGGCCGACCTCGTGCCGGGCTTCGAGACCTTCTTCGCGCCCCTGCCCGCGCGCGGGCGCGAGCAGGTCTGGGGGGCGACGCTCGCGCCCGACGAACGTCCCGAGGGCGGGGCGGTCGACCGCGAGGCCCGGGCGCTCTGGCAGGAACTCGAGGCCCGCGTCGGGCCGCGGCTGGCCGAGGAGGCCACGCTGGCCGACCGGGCCGAGATCTTCCGCTTCCCCGCGCGGATGGCCGAAGTCGAGGCGCCGCTGCGGGTGCTGATCGCCACCCTCTTCGGCGAGAGCCGCTACGAGGACAGCCCCTGGCTCCGCGGCTTCTACTTCACCTCGGCCACGCAGGAGGGCTCGCCCATCGACCGGATGCTCGGGGATCTGGCGGGCGCCTTCGGCCTCAGCGCGCCCGCGCCTCCCCGCCGGGCGCGGGGCGAGACACGCTCCTATTTCCTGCACGATCTTCTGGCGAAGGTGATCTTCCCGGAAGCCGGGCTCGGTCGCCTCGACCGGGCGGCGGAGGAGCGGCGCCGCTGGCTCTGGCGCGGCTCGGTGGCGGGCGCGGCGCTCGCCACGGCGGTGGCGGGGCTGGGGTTCCTTCTCTCGTTCCTCGGCTGGTCGGGCGCCATCGAGGATCAGGCGCGGCTGACCGCGGATCTCTCCGCCCGGCTGGCCAATGTGGCCGCGCGGCAGGCGCCGACCGAGCCGCTGGACCTTCCCCTCGCGCTGGAAGCCGCGACTGCCGCGGACGCCGCGCGCACGGAGCCGCCCTCGGGCCCCTTCGCCCTCATCGGCCCCTCGGCTGCGGCCGAGATCGAGCGGGCGGGCACCATCGCCTACGAGCGCACGCTGGCCAATGTGCTTGCGCCGCGGATGGTGGCGCTGCTCGAGGCCTCGATGTGGCGGCAGGTGCGCGATCCCGACGACATGCTGGGCGCGCTCAAGGCCTATTTCATGCTCACCGGCCTCGCGCCCTACGACCGCGACTTCCTGACCGGCTGGCGGCAGGAGCAGCTGCCGCAGCAGGCGGTGCTCGACCCGTTCCCGACCGAGGCGGCCCGCTGGCACCAGCTGGCCGCGCTTTCCCTTTTCGGCACGCAGGGCGACCCCATCCCGCCCGACGAGGAGCTGGTGGCGGCGGCGCTGGCCAGCATCTGCACCATCCCCCTCGCGGCCCGCGCCTATGGCGCGCTGATGCAGGATCCCGCGGTCACGGGCCTGCCCGACTGGATCCCGGGCGACCGCGCCGGGCCGAACGGCGCGAGGATCTTCACCCGCCTCTCTGGCAAGACGCTGCGGGTGGGGCTGCCCGGCGCCTTCACCTTTGCGGGCTTTCACGAGACGATCCTGCCGCTCGTGCCCGAGGTGGCCGCGCAGGCCACGCTCGACCGGACCCTCTTTGCGGGCGGCTGCGGCGGCAGCGCCGGGGCCTCGGCCGCCACGCTCGAGGCGGACATCCTGAAGCTCTATTCCGACGATTTCATCGCGCGCTGGGATGGGCTTCTGCGCGACATCCGGCTGGCGCCGCTGACGGACTTCGCCACCGCCACTGCGGCGATGAAGGATCTGGCGAGCCCCGACAGTGCGCTGAAGCGGCTGCTCGCTGCGGTCGTGGCCGAGACCGACCTCACGCGCGTTCCCGCCCCAGATGCGGCGCCGCCCGAGGGTCTCCTCAAGGCCGCCGGCAAGAAGCTCGGGAAGGTGGGCAAGCTCGTGAAGGGGGCCGCGGCGCTGTCGGCGGGCTCCGCTCCGCCCACGGAGCCGCCGGGGCAGGCGGTGGCGCGCCATTTCGAGCCGCTGAAGGGGATGATCGCCGAGGTGGAGGGGGTGCCGCCGCGGATCGGGGATGCCGAACTCGCGCTCGGCGCGCTGGCCAATGCGCTTCAGACCGCGGCGGCCAATCCCGATCCGCAGGCGGCGCTGACCGCGCAGGGGGGGCTTGCCACGCTGACCGGCGGGCTGACCGAGGTCGCCGCCCGCCTGCCGCCCCCCATCGGCGCCTGGCTCGAGGGGCTGGCCACGGACACGGCCAGCGTGACGCGCGAGGCGGCGATCGCTCGGCTGAACGCGCGCTACCGGGCCGACATCCTGCCCTTCTGCCGCGCCGCCACCGCGGGCCGTTATCCGTTCGAGCCGGGCTCGGCCATCGATGTGAACACAGCCGATTTCCAGCGCCTCTTCGGGCCCGGCGGCCTCTTCGACGGCTTCACGGGCGACGCGCTCGGGCCCTGGATCGATACGACGCGGCACCCTTGGGCCTGGCGCGCCGATCTGGGGCTCGATGCCCGGAGCCTCGCGCCCTTCGAGGCCGCCCGGCGGATGCGCGACGGTCTCTTCGCCGGAGGCATCGGCCCGGTGATGGGCTTCCTGCTTCAGGCGACGGACCTGTCGCCCAATGCCGCCCGGGTGACGCTGAGCCTCGACGGCCAGCAGCTTGTCTACATGAATGCGGCCACGCCCCCCGTGGGCATGACCTGGCCCGGCCAGAACGGAACGAACCTCATCGTGCTCTCCTTCACGCCGCTCGACGGGTCGGCCGAGGCGGTGACCTCGGAATCCGGCGCCTGGGCCTGGCTCCGGCTGATCGGCAAGGGCAGCCTCGCGCCCACCGCGCAGCCCGACCTGTTCCGGCTGCGCCTTGCCGCCGGAGCCTATGCCGCGCGCTTCGATCTCCGGGCGAATTCGGTGGAGAACCCGCTCGACCTCAGGCTCTTCGGCGGGTTCCGCTGCCCGGATGGCTTCTGA
- a CDS encoding TagF domain-containing protein, whose protein sequence is MAGFFGKLPSTGDFVTRGLSPAFRAAWDGWITRHVAGRLGAGPEGGLRVRLRSGGRVAGGVVLPGRDRIGRSFPLSLLLVADGLPGPDGLDPWCEAARAAAAVHPEPDALWQALSDIPVPEGDAAAAAPLLLWTGKASAACDPRDPAEALGRLLGTG, encoded by the coding sequence ATGGCCGGGTTCTTCGGCAAGCTGCCGTCCACCGGCGATTTCGTGACGCGCGGCCTCTCGCCCGCCTTCCGCGCGGCCTGGGACGGCTGGATCACGCGCCATGTCGCGGGCCGGCTCGGCGCGGGTCCCGAGGGCGGGCTGCGGGTGCGGCTCCGCTCCGGCGGGCGGGTCGCGGGGGGCGTGGTGCTGCCCGGCCGCGACCGGATCGGCCGGAGCTTCCCGCTCTCGCTCCTTCTGGTGGCGGACGGGCTGCCCGGACCGGACGGCCTCGATCCGTGGTGCGAGGCGGCCCGGGCGGCGGCCGCCGTCCACCCGGAGCCGGACGCGCTCTGGCAGGCGCTGAGCGATATTCCTGTCCCGGAAGGCGACGCCGCAGCGGCCGCGCCGCTCCTTCTCTGGACGGGTAAGGCCAGCGCCGCCTGCGATCCCCGCGACCCGGCGGAGGCCCTCGGGAGGCTCCTCGGAACCGGCTGA